DNA from Bacteroidota bacterium:
TAAGGTATTATTAAAATCTGATGGTATGCCAACCTACCATTTGGCGCACATTGTAGATGATTATGAAATGAAAATTTCTCACGCTATTCGTGGGGAGGAATGGTTGCCTTCCGCGCCTGCGCATATTCTTATTTATCGTTATTTAGGATTAGAAGATGTAATGCCTCAATACGCCCATTTACCGCTTATTTTGAAGCCTGATGGGAAAGGAAAACTTTCTAAAAGAGATAAGTCCGGATTGCCAATGTTTCCGCTTAATTGGCACGATAAGTCAACCGATGAACATTATGTAGGTTACAGAGAGATTGGTTATTTTCCTCAAGCATTTGCGAATATGCTTGCACTAATTGGATGGAATCCGGGCACTACGCAAGAAATTTTTTCTATGCAAGAATTGTGTGATGCATTTTCATTAGAGCGAGTAAACAAAGCGGGTGCGAAGTTTGATCCAGATAAAACCAAATGGTTTAATCAGCAATATTTGCGAATGCAATCGGATGCTGAATTAGCAGCATTGTTTCTTCCAATTTTAAAAGAAAAGATAAAAACAATTCCTGCAGAGGAACAACCTAAGGCAGAGCAATTGAGCAACAACAAACATTTTGTAGAACAAGTATGTAGGTTGGTAAAGGAAAAGTCACATTTTGTTTCTGAGTTTTGGGATTTTGGTAGTTACTTTTTTATGTTGCCTGCGCAATACGATGCCGAAGTTGTTAAGAAAAGAGCGACTCCCCAAACAATAGGATTTGTGGGCGAAATGAGAACAGCCTATGCATCATTAACAGGCTTTTCTGCAGTAGCAACAGAACAATTATTTAAACAAGTAGCCGAAAAGGTTGGTGTTGGGCCGGGACAAGTAATGCAATTATTTAGAGTGTGTATTAGTGGCGCAGCCGGTGGTCCTGCATTGTTTGAGATGATGGAATTGCTAGGTAAAGAAGAAGTCTTGAAACGCTTAGATAAAGCACTGTCCAGCCTGTCGAATTAATAAAAAAAAGAGCACGAGTGATTTTAAAATTTCACTCGTGCTCTTTTTTAATTTCAGTTATTTTAGTACCCAAAAATATCTTTAAGTGTTAGGTAGTTAACCTTTCCGTATTTCTCAAGTGTTTTAATATCTAAAAGATCTTTTTTCCCTAAAACCAGAATGGTATAATTTTTACCTTTTATGTGTTGGTTAAAAAATTCTTTTGTGGTTTGCAAGTTTAATGCCGGTAAAGCGGCATATATATCCTTGTTTATATCGTACTCGTACCCTAATTTTTTTGCAGCCAAATAGTTTGGAATAATACTCTGGCGCGGCATTCTGTTGGTTCGAATTTGTTGTAAAATAGATTCTTTAGACGCGCTGAATGTATTTTCTGCTTCAGTCATATTGGTAAGTAATTCCATCATAGACGACATTGCCTCTGGAAGCTTATCTGCCTGTGTTCCTAGGCGTGCCGAAACATAATGGTGTTTATCCAACTCTCTTGGCATGGTATATCTTGCTCCTGCTGAGTAAGCAAGCGCTTTAGATTCTCTTATTTCTTGAAAAACAATAGACGACATGCCTGCACCGTAATATTCATTAAACA
Protein-coding regions in this window:
- a CDS encoding glutamate--tRNA ligase — its product is MENRRVRVRFAPSPTGGLHMGGVRTALFNYLFAKKHGGDFLLRIEDTDQTRYVEGAEEYIVAALTWTGIKIDEGVSVGGPYAPYRQSERKELGVYKKYADQLIASGHAYYAFDTAEELDAMRKRLEAAKVAAPQYNAVSRQTMKNSLTLSEDETKKLLDAGTPYVVRLKVPRSEEIRFHDIIRGWVVVNSAQVDDKVLLKSDGMPTYHLAHIVDDYEMKISHAIRGEEWLPSAPAHILIYRYLGLEDVMPQYAHLPLILKPDGKGKLSKRDKSGLPMFPLNWHDKSTDEHYVGYREIGYFPQAFANMLALIGWNPGTTQEIFSMQELCDAFSLERVNKAGAKFDPDKTKWFNQQYLRMQSDAELAALFLPILKEKIKTIPAEEQPKAEQLSNNKHFVEQVCRLVKEKSHFVSEFWDFGSYFFMLPAQYDAEVVKKRATPQTIGFVGEMRTAYASLTGFSAVATEQLFKQVAEKVGVGPGQVMQLFRVCISGAAGGPALFEMMELLGKEEVLKRLDKALSSLSN